One window of the Helicobacter sp. 11S03491-1 genome contains the following:
- a CDS encoding autotransporter outer membrane beta-barrel domain-containing protein — protein sequence MRSISFIRIILIINSIILSAYGDTQPTSSVDICASSKSGYCNQVKEFGYADKASGYEKIFVDSGKNGTLSIPSISTTLHVYTFPTQDGSIPKSSLEITNDRIQISHSSNKLYETNVVGPYSELTLKSKPNTTNSIRDISIGILSRYQSPLALNLANQYLQAAKLTLEVKADSSAPVSDSAENSEFKIQGRLYIGNGSTLSLITDHKLTFSAKMKSEIAYPKTKYYFDNEYSNKNYPSSFYQSYDDFKILQEQVGLIAQNTTLNFQNKSFINIGELYISQGASKANIVVETPADETESIVYNFSNGDTLKRATLLEHNAQNMIKAINNPLEKNALGFQNFFTDASTWREGRISVFDYGKLSITGNVHNHQNGTIILIDGGILQINGNFKNEGWIFSGAIDSNDFGYISVSKKGILTDKSQIGLIANKDNSIMNNRAYLILRTQEGISFTQSETPPQPSVSNDQDSSSPEVSPSPTTTPPLLPTDNIHLFGATKINGSLAQFDQDYTNNNLKFEAKLENENKDLYILVRPSETSKQKSVETLMNEAKSALLSQEKITQLQQKFAGAKVALTKAQQALSIHDGELQEYKQLLGEEFFKEKNAAIDAKIALLKSQEAELKIKNDTKIAQRDAELNATTDAAEKSKIRTKYYNDEDIKNYEDKKRELQNIQWLQDDLKGALPKAEDKEKQNQKLAKLEEFNATFKASEVYKTLLNTRLEKQKTYKQEGLALLKGIVDELKNKTLSQQNFPSMTSGEYSELKNKYTHKLQEINQKMAALSTDDPDEIQQLNQLLDEALILNSQKTKMILNILNKSGIQGLSANELSTLNALKNISDDLATYIITHANNDVALTQLTQEAKNDRDHLSKQTQNNSISKTINLISSTLSQNRLTNLSNPFNPTSSFAKMIQKISKNKYAQDQSIQTDAVDSFLSLQEPDTLEEENNMDLWGSLIGAYANASGNAMIYGGTIGYDSLITESAILGVYGSYAYAKSNNQGDIKTQSHNAQLGIYSRIFSHHSEFDIFVSHNMGFVNQDRVMTILDLNSLQTSNYINHSTQAGLNYGYVFGIQAEKTNFYIKPQLGISALYNIQGNYKEKGLAFEVKGSSNFILNTALALEFRKYFKNGGYFYIIPGLDYMAYNSQKNITYIMGGIEIKSPLNSGGKLYYSTLAGAEFKFSAHIFGFGSLGIKIAGNEQYYNGQAGMRYKF from the coding sequence ATGCGTTCTATTTCATTTATAAGAATTATTCTAATAATTAACTCTATTATATTATCAGCTTATGGTGATACTCAACCGACATCCTCTGTGGATATTTGCGCTTCCAGCAAATCCGGCTATTGCAATCAGGTCAAAGAATTTGGTTATGCAGATAAAGCGAGCGGTTATGAAAAAATATTTGTTGATTCCGGAAAAAATGGGACACTCTCCATACCCTCTATTTCCACAACTTTGCATGTTTATACATTCCCAACACAAGATGGATCTATCCCTAAAAGTTCTCTAGAAATCACTAATGATAGGATTCAAATCTCACATTCAAGTAACAAGCTTTATGAAACTAATGTTGTAGGTCCTTACTCTGAACTTACCCTAAAGTCTAAGCCCAATACCACCAATTCTATCCGAGATATCAGCATAGGGATTCTATCAAGATACCAATCTCCTTTGGCTCTAAATCTTGCTAATCAATATCTTCAAGCTGCAAAATTAACTCTTGAAGTCAAAGCCGACTCTTCTGCGCCTGTCTCCGATAGCGCAGAAAACTCGGAGTTTAAGATTCAAGGACGTCTGTATATAGGCAATGGTTCCACACTATCCCTAATTACCGATCATAAGCTTACCTTCTCTGCCAAAATGAAAAGCGAAATTGCCTATCCAAAGACAAAATACTATTTTGATAATGAATATTCAAACAAAAACTACCCTTCAAGTTTTTATCAAAGCTATGATGATTTTAAAATTTTACAAGAACAAGTGGGTCTCATCGCTCAAAATACAACCCTGAATTTTCAAAATAAATCCTTTATTAATATTGGAGAACTCTATATCAGTCAAGGGGCATCAAAGGCAAATATTGTCGTAGAAACTCCTGCTGATGAAACTGAGAGTATCGTTTATAATTTTTCTAACGGAGATACCCTCAAAAGAGCAACACTTTTAGAACACAACGCACAAAATATGATCAAGGCTATTAACAACCCTTTAGAAAAAAATGCATTAGGGTTTCAAAATTTCTTCACAGATGCCTCTACATGGAGAGAAGGCAGGATTTCTGTATTTGATTACGGCAAGCTTAGCATCACCGGGAATGTCCATAATCACCAAAACGGCACAATTATTTTGATCGATGGGGGAATCTTACAAATCAATGGAAATTTTAAAAATGAAGGCTGGATATTCTCAGGGGCAATAGATTCTAATGACTTTGGCTACATCTCTGTAAGCAAAAAAGGTATCCTTACAGATAAGTCTCAAATAGGGTTAATTGCCAACAAAGATAACTCTATTATGAACAATAGAGCTTACTTGATTCTCAGAACTCAAGAAGGCATTAGCTTCACTCAATCTGAAACTCCTCCACAACCCTCAGTATCAAACGATCAAGACTCCTCTAGCCCGGAAGTAAGTCCATCACCCACAACCACCCCACCTCTTTTGCCAACAGACAATATCCATCTCTTTGGAGCGACCAAAATAAATGGATCGCTTGCCCAATTTGATCAAGACTACACAAATAATAATCTCAAATTTGAAGCAAAGCTTGAAAATGAAAATAAAGATCTCTATATCCTTGTGAGACCCTCTGAAACAAGCAAGCAAAAAAGTGTGGAAACTCTGATGAATGAGGCTAAATCTGCTCTCTTATCACAAGAAAAAATCACTCAATTGCAACAGAAGTTTGCCGGCGCCAAAGTTGCCCTTACCAAAGCCCAACAAGCTCTAAGTATTCATGATGGGGAACTTCAAGAATACAAACAGCTCCTTGGAGAAGAATTTTTCAAAGAAAAAAATGCCGCCATTGATGCAAAAATCGCACTGTTAAAATCTCAAGAAGCAGAGCTAAAAATCAAAAATGACACAAAAATAGCCCAAAGAGATGCCGAATTGAACGCAACCACCGATGCAGCTGAAAAAAGCAAAATCAGAACAAAATATTACAATGATGAAGATATTAAAAATTATGAGGATAAAAAACGAGAACTCCAAAATATTCAATGGCTTCAAGATGATCTAAAAGGCGCCTTACCCAAAGCAGAAGATAAAGAAAAGCAAAATCAAAAACTTGCCAAGCTGGAAGAATTCAATGCTACTTTTAAAGCAAGTGAAGTTTATAAAACGCTTTTAAACACCCGATTAGAAAAACAAAAAACCTACAAGCAAGAAGGGCTTGCCCTTCTCAAGGGTATTGTTGATGAACTCAAAAACAAGACCTTATCCCAACAAAATTTCCCCTCAATGACTTCAGGGGAATACAGCGAACTCAAAAATAAATATACACATAAACTTCAAGAAATCAATCAAAAAATGGCTGCTTTGAGTACCGATGATCCTGATGAAATCCAACAACTCAATCAACTCTTAGATGAAGCCCTCATTCTCAACAGCCAAAAAACAAAAATGATTTTAAATATTCTCAATAAATCCGGTATTCAAGGACTTTCTGCTAATGAACTAAGCACCCTGAATGCTCTGAAAAATATTTCTGATGACTTGGCTACCTATATCATTACGCACGCCAATAATGACGTAGCACTCACCCAATTAACCCAAGAAGCCAAGAATGACAGGGATCATCTGAGCAAACAAACTCAGAACAACTCCATATCCAAGACCATCAATCTTATCTCCTCCACTCTATCTCAAAATAGACTTACAAACCTTTCTAATCCTTTTAACCCTACCTCATCTTTTGCCAAAATGATTCAAAAAATCTCAAAAAATAAATATGCCCAAGATCAAAGCATTCAAACCGATGCTGTCGATAGCTTTCTGTCCCTCCAAGAACCGGATACCCTAGAGGAAGAAAATAATATGGATTTATGGGGCAGTCTCATCGGGGCTTATGCAAACGCAAGTGGAAATGCCATGATTTATGGGGGCACCATAGGCTATGATAGCCTGATCACAGAATCAGCGATTTTGGGCGTATATGGGAGCTATGCTTATGCTAAAAGCAACAATCAAGGAGATATAAAAACCCAATCCCACAATGCCCAACTGGGCATTTATTCCAGAATATTTTCACACCATTCAGAGTTTGATATTTTTGTTTCCCATAATATGGGGTTTGTCAATCAAGACAGAGTCATGACTATCCTTGATCTAAACTCTTTGCAAACCTCAAACTACATCAACCATTCCACTCAAGCAGGTCTCAATTATGGGTATGTATTTGGTATCCAAGCAGAAAAAACAAATTTCTATATCAAACCCCAACTGGGTATTAGCGCTTTGTATAATATTCAAGGAAACTACAAAGAAAAGGGCTTAGCCTTTGAAGTCAAAGGTTCATCAAATTTTATTTTAAATACCGCCTTAGCTTTGGAATTTAGAAAATATTTTAAAAATGGGGGCTATTTTTATATTATCCCCGGACTTGATTACATGGCCTATAACAGCCAAAAAAACATCACTTATATTATGGGAGGTATAGAGATCAAAAGCCCGCTTAACTCTGGAGGCAAGCTCTACTATAGCACCCTTGCAGGTGCAGAATTCAAATTTAGCGCCCATATTTTTGGCTTTGGCTCTCTGGGCATAAAAATAGCCGGCAATGAACAATACTATAACGGACAAGCAGGGATGAGATATAAATTCTAA
- a CDS encoding TadE/TadG family type IV pilus assembly protein, producing MKKIINLLKQQDGIIALSVAILAPIIIGLLVIGFDTSNLLNHQARLSDALREASLGASTLKNDAEKRQYIQSYLKAYFHDKNLKFSNIKNTAQTLKKIKDQKTQEEENAEIINSYADLSIPGWFRKFIDKQNQNFAQAKISVKSPNAHIDTDYLFVLDFSESMSRDFVTKISHIGFCTPNDPEYDEIVCTRLKNSSNRAEVMQAVIYKIIKTINSNPNSQSQLGFLPFYAGTQIQKNTHYDINLGDKPISRDTTSSYYVLQVTFKPQYRLSDYDFWSGIMTSVWAQNDTNLTFEKLPYSINPEKQKALNFFHAFSNPQSNLISNIETNLPQMIDYEATLENMFDPLKIFSFRFYNFTDTNPLIPNSRRNGVAYDFYGKKDQISHKSMRSLDMKFYEEDFQPISDPKNFKILNEKPFDASIKGGKLTLVTTAILRGSAMLTKGKNKKRIMIIVTDGIDGEALGKGTYEERLAHMEDRLFSMGMCKRIKDNFKAKGVETDIFFINIAKKIQSQNTLQTWQKCAGQDNAQSVENIDEFLHVLKSFIFGNKLGKFVENY from the coding sequence ATGAAAAAAATCATTAATCTTTTGAAACAACAAGATGGGATTATTGCTTTGAGTGTTGCTATTCTTGCTCCTATTATTATTGGGCTTTTAGTTATTGGCTTTGATACTTCAAATTTACTCAATCATCAAGCAAGGTTATCAGATGCCTTAAGAGAAGCATCTTTAGGAGCAAGCACCCTAAAAAATGACGCAGAAAAAAGACAATATATACAAAGCTATCTCAAGGCTTATTTTCATGACAAAAATCTCAAATTTTCAAACATCAAAAATACTGCCCAAACCTTAAAAAAAATCAAAGATCAAAAAACCCAAGAAGAAGAAAATGCAGAAATCATCAATTCTTATGCAGATTTATCTATTCCCGGATGGTTTAGAAAATTTATAGACAAACAAAATCAAAATTTTGCCCAAGCAAAAATCTCTGTAAAATCTCCTAATGCCCATATCGATACGGATTATTTATTTGTTTTGGATTTTTCTGAATCTATGAGCAGAGACTTTGTTACAAAAATTTCTCATATTGGCTTTTGCACTCCAAATGATCCTGAATATGATGAAATTGTTTGCACCAGATTAAAAAATAGTTCTAATCGTGCAGAAGTTATGCAAGCTGTTATTTATAAAATTATCAAAACAATCAATTCTAATCCCAATAGCCAATCTCAACTGGGATTCTTGCCATTTTATGCAGGTACTCAAATCCAAAAAAATACTCATTATGACATTAATTTGGGAGATAAGCCTATTTCAAGAGACACAACTTCTTCTTACTATGTCTTACAAGTAACTTTCAAACCCCAATACAGACTTTCTGATTATGATTTTTGGTCAGGAATAATGACTTCTGTATGGGCACAAAATGACACAAATCTCACTTTTGAAAAACTCCCTTATTCTATAAATCCGGAAAAACAAAAAGCCCTGAATTTTTTCCATGCTTTTAGCAACCCTCAGAGTAATCTCATCTCCAATATTGAAACTAACCTGCCTCAAATGATTGATTATGAAGCCACACTTGAAAACATGTTTGATCCATTAAAAATTTTCAGTTTCAGATTCTATAATTTTACTGACACCAACCCTCTTATCCCAAACTCCAGAAGAAACGGAGTTGCTTATGATTTTTACGGGAAAAAAGATCAAATCAGCCACAAATCAATGCGATCTTTAGACATGAAATTTTATGAAGAAGATTTTCAGCCCATAAGCGATCCCAAAAATTTCAAAATTCTAAATGAAAAACCCTTTGATGCTTCTATAAAGGGAGGGAAACTAACCCTTGTAACTACAGCAATTTTACGTGGAAGCGCCATGCTTACCAAAGGCAAAAATAAAAAACGCATCATGATTATTGTTACAGATGGCATTGATGGAGAAGCTCTAGGAAAAGGAACTTATGAAGAAAGACTCGCTCATATGGAAGATAGGCTTTTTTCAATGGGAATGTGCAAGAGAATCAAAGATAATTTTAAGGCAAAAGGGGTAGAAACAGATATTTTCTTCATTAATATCGCCAAAAAAATTCAATCCCAAAATACTCTGCAAACATGGCAAAAATGCGCCGGGCAAGATAATGCACAATCTGTAGAAAATATTGATGAGTTTCTTCATGTTCTTAAAAGTTTTATTTTTGGAAATAAATTAGGGAAATTTGTAGAAAATTATTAA
- the tadF gene encoding tight adherence pilus pseudopilin TadF, protein MKKQKPIFNNFITQTQGSISIEASIIFGLLILLIVLVGDIGKALLNQGKLDRLSYSLVSIIRERTLYDYSQQITSQEASGLYKILQNLQKDFIAKNSSISMKVEALYFTSNTTTPTPERTMSYDFGDFACDPSVSLQDYAHLSVKTSEQKYATLFRVSVCLHQKSSFAPIKNLISKFIPLQSSSIAPER, encoded by the coding sequence ATGAAAAAACAAAAACCGATATTCAATAATTTTATCACTCAAACACAAGGCTCTATTAGCATTGAAGCATCCATTATATTTGGTTTGTTGATTCTTTTGATTGTCCTTGTTGGAGATATAGGCAAAGCCCTTCTTAATCAAGGCAAACTGGATCGTCTTAGCTACTCCCTAGTCTCTATCATTAGAGAGAGAACCCTTTATGATTATTCCCAACAAATCACTTCCCAAGAGGCTTCCGGACTTTATAAAATCTTACAAAATCTCCAAAAAGACTTTATCGCCAAAAATAGTTCAATTTCTATGAAAGTAGAAGCATTGTATTTTACTTCCAACACTACTACTCCCACTCCTGAACGGACAATGAGTTATGACTTTGGGGATTTTGCATGTGATCCCTCTGTTAGCCTGCAAGATTATGCTCATTTAAGCGTAAAAACTTCTGAGCAAAAATATGCCACACTTTTTAGAGTGAGTGTTTGCCTTCACCAAAAAAGTAGTTTTGCGCCTATAAAAAACCTTATCTCAAAATTCATCCCCCTCCAATCTTCAAGTATTGCTCCGGAAAGATAA
- a CDS encoding CDC27 family protein, with amino-acid sequence MKNLIKKKILFFAFSVILPLILSGCFSKNQDFFGDEVYRERVLLAAKNYKDLIKMFKQKLEKKDTPQTRIKLAQYYFKSKDYNSVFYYLRPLIKDKKSTQATMLWAQTLQTTNKYQDALAILDDLIKTDKNIPQAYNLRGIIYASEKKFDLAKKDFLDAKKLFLSDMIINTNLGMIEILQQNYAEAINYLMPLYMRGYKDPKILNNLILALVKSDKLNAALEIVQKENLSKSPRKFLRNLQKIKANSNEKKSL; translated from the coding sequence ATGAAAAATTTAATAAAAAAGAAAATTTTATTTTTTGCATTCTCGGTAATTTTGCCATTAATACTATCAGGTTGTTTTTCTAAAAATCAAGACTTTTTTGGTGATGAAGTCTATAGAGAACGTGTTTTACTTGCAGCCAAAAACTATAAAGACCTCATCAAAATGTTTAAACAAAAATTAGAAAAAAAAGACACCCCCCAAACCCGGATAAAACTTGCTCAGTATTATTTCAAATCTAAAGATTATAATTCTGTATTTTATTACCTCAGACCCTTGATAAAAGATAAAAAATCTACGCAAGCGACTATGCTTTGGGCACAAACGCTCCAAACAACCAACAAATACCAAGATGCCCTAGCCATACTTGATGATCTTATCAAAACAGATAAAAATATTCCCCAAGCCTACAATCTTAGAGGTATTATCTATGCCTCTGAGAAAAAATTTGATTTGGCAAAAAAAGATTTTCTTGATGCAAAAAAACTCTTTTTAAGCGACATGATTATCAATACCAATCTAGGCATGATTGAAATCTTGCAACAAAACTATGCAGAAGCTATCAACTATCTGATGCCCCTTTATATGCGTGGGTATAAAGATCCAAAAATTCTAAATAACCTTATCCTTGCCCTTGTAAAATCTGACAAGCTAAATGCTGCTTTAGAAATTGTTCAAAAAGAAAATCTATCCAAATCCCCCAGAAAATTTCTCCGCAACCTCCAAAAAATAAAAGCCAACTCTAATGAAAAAAAATCTCTTTAA
- a CDS encoding type II secretion system F family protein — protein sequence MNTFYLFSLIFGFFILISSTIKNSKIKKLTHLLEETNQQNDIFIKTSQKDKAQEILEKSDTLLKNIRLYDENIILKILCAFGVFIFFYFINLIFSLQISQAFLGIIGIFSILISFLLPSYLQKFIVESRIQKISKNIPMFVDLLAICVQSGMNIEGAIKFLEGSISQINKGFAPFLNRIILKSEISGLQTAIDDLQKELPSTEISMMCTTLKQSLKYGSAIYETLMHLSMEIRELELLKTEEAIGKLSAKMSIPLILFFMFPVIIIIAAPGVMKVLEGF from the coding sequence ATGAATACATTTTATTTATTTTCTTTGATCTTTGGATTTTTTATCCTCATTTCTTCGACAATCAAAAACTCAAAAATTAAAAAATTAACTCATTTACTTGAAGAAACAAACCAACAAAATGATATTTTTATCAAAACTTCTCAAAAAGACAAAGCCCAAGAAATTCTTGAAAAATCAGACACTCTCTTAAAAAATATTCGCCTTTATGATGAAAATATTATTCTCAAAATCTTGTGCGCATTTGGAGTATTTATATTTTTTTATTTTATTAATCTTATTTTTTCACTCCAAATTTCCCAAGCATTTCTTGGAATCATAGGTATTTTTTCCATACTCATAAGCTTTTTGCTACCTTCTTATCTGCAAAAATTCATTGTCGAATCCAGAATACAAAAGATTAGCAAAAATATTCCCATGTTTGTGGATTTATTGGCAATTTGTGTGCAATCAGGAATGAACATTGAAGGGGCTATCAAATTTTTGGAAGGGAGTATTTCTCAAATCAACAAAGGATTCGCTCCTTTTTTGAATCGCATTATACTTAAAAGTGAAATTAGCGGATTGCAAACAGCTATTGACGATCTCCAAAAAGAACTCCCAAGCACTGAAATTAGTATGATGTGTACAACCCTCAAACAAAGTCTCAAATATGGGAGCGCTATTTATGAAACTCTCATGCATCTCTCAATGGAAATTCGAGAGCTTGAATTGTTAAAAACCGAAGAGGCTATTGGAAAACTATCTGCGAAGATGAGTATTCCTTTGATTTTATTTTTCATGTTCCCGGTCATCATTATTATTGCTGCACCGGGGGTTATGAAAGTTTTGGAAGGATTTTAA
- a CDS encoding type II secretion system F family protein gives MIIFFIFTILSGTIFLIYSIYSIWILKNTQKFMELIDISYPNLKDKEQKASLFQILMQKLIWHFRNVYDPQKGIILKGFLTTFISMLILVGLNRIFLQFNIFLVILIAIFFGAYLANVLYMRAIKNEFEKNFPQALIVISGAISSGNNITQALQDCAGSMEGILANEFKIIVRSLNMGDDPTKVFGQSYQRLPFENYYFFLTSLLVSIKSGARIKEVLSRLSTATTKAKSMEKKKNAMTSEVRMSSKITAAIPFAFLILMKFISPDNFDYIMHDPQGRYILYYFLISEGIGMGIILFLMRKLS, from the coding sequence ATGATAATATTTTTTATTTTTACAATCCTTAGTGGAACAATTTTTCTTATCTACTCTATTTATTCAATTTGGATACTCAAAAATACTCAAAAATTTATGGAACTCATTGATATTTCTTATCCAAATCTCAAAGACAAAGAACAAAAAGCCTCTTTATTCCAAATCCTTATGCAGAAATTGATTTGGCATTTTCGCAACGTCTATGATCCTCAAAAAGGCATTATTCTTAAAGGATTCTTAACAACGTTTATTTCCATGCTTATATTGGTGGGATTAAACCGGATTTTTTTACAATTTAATATTTTTTTAGTTATTTTAATAGCTATATTTTTTGGCGCTTATTTGGCTAATGTTTTGTATATGAGAGCCATCAAAAATGAATTTGAAAAAAATTTCCCTCAAGCCCTTATTGTTATCTCAGGAGCTATTTCTTCAGGGAATAATATCACCCAAGCCTTGCAAGATTGCGCCGGTAGCATGGAGGGGATTTTGGCAAATGAGTTCAAAATTATCGTCCGCAGTCTTAATATGGGCGATGATCCTACCAAAGTTTTCGGGCAATCCTATCAAAGACTCCCTTTTGAAAATTATTATTTTTTCCTTACTTCCCTTTTAGTAAGTATCAAAAGCGGGGCAAGGATCAAAGAAGTTCTCTCAAGATTATCTACAGCCACCACAAAAGCCAAGTCAATGGAAAAAAAGAAAAATGCCATGACCTCAGAAGTGCGGATGAGTTCAAAGATTACAGCAGCTATCCCTTTTGCTTTTTTGATTTTAATGAAATTCATCAGTCCGGATAATTTTGACTATATTATGCACGACCCGCAAGGAAGATATATTCTTTATTATTTTCTAATCAGTGAGGGGATTGGCATGGGAATTATTTTATTTTTGATGAGGAAATTATCATGA
- a CDS encoding CpaF family protein, with product MDLSMVAREKQNASVLFIREKVFAEIDIEKIEQLMDNHHIFLKEILKVIQKVATQNKKYLSKYELQMMGEIIADEIMGLGPLRILMEDEEVSDILVNGADNIYIEKNGKLEKTTRHFIDNNQLTDIAKRLVAKMGRRIDDAQPLVDARLPDGSRLNVVINPIALDGTSISIRKFNKTSKTLQELAKYGSMSSHIASTLAIASKSRCNIIVSGGTGSGKTTLLNALSHHISDDERIITLEDAAELKLQQPHIVRMETRMAGVENSGQVSMRMLVINALRMRPDRIIVGECRGGEAFEMLQAMNTGHDGSMTTLHANSPFDAMSRLENLVMMAGFNLPIEAIRHNIASAINIIVQIARLNDGSRKVIKISELTGIENTQIKLHDIFDFQINPKRDQQGKIQGHYVFKGLPKNSILEKNAMMFDIYPLLEKIIREAQEGI from the coding sequence ATGGATTTAAGCATGGTTGCCAGAGAAAAACAAAACGCTTCTGTTCTTTTCATTCGTGAAAAAGTATTCGCAGAAATTGATATTGAAAAAATCGAACAACTTATGGATAACCACCATATATTTTTAAAAGAGATTTTAAAAGTTATCCAAAAAGTTGCCACACAAAACAAAAAATATCTTTCTAAATACGAACTCCAAATGATGGGAGAAATTATTGCTGATGAGATTATGGGGTTAGGACCTTTGAGAATTCTTATGGAAGATGAGGAAGTCAGCGATATTCTGGTTAATGGCGCAGATAATATCTACATTGAAAAAAATGGAAAACTGGAAAAAACAACTCGACATTTTATTGATAACAATCAACTCACTGATATTGCTAAAAGACTGGTAGCCAAAATGGGTAGAAGAATTGATGATGCCCAACCTTTAGTAGATGCCAGACTCCCTGATGGCAGTCGTCTTAATGTAGTCATCAATCCCATAGCACTTGATGGCACTTCTATTTCTATCCGTAAATTCAACAAAACTTCCAAAACACTTCAAGAGCTTGCCAAATATGGCTCCATGAGTTCTCATATTGCAAGTACTCTAGCAATCGCTTCAAAATCTCGGTGCAATATAATTGTCTCAGGGGGCACCGGTTCGGGCAAAACAACACTCCTTAATGCCCTCTCTCATCATATTTCTGATGATGAGAGGATCATCACTTTAGAAGATGCTGCCGAACTCAAACTCCAACAACCTCACATAGTCAGAATGGAGACAAGAATGGCAGGAGTAGAAAATAGCGGGCAAGTCAGCATGCGTATGCTAGTTATCAATGCCCTGAGAATGCGTCCGGATCGAATTATTGTTGGGGAATGTCGCGGAGGAGAAGCCTTTGAAATGCTTCAAGCTATGAATACAGGGCATGATGGATCTATGACCACATTGCATGCCAATAGCCCTTTTGATGCGATGTCCAGACTAGAAAATCTTGTGATGATGGCAGGTTTTAACCTCCCTATTGAAGCCATTAGACACAACATTGCTTCAGCCATTAATATCATTGTCCAAATCGCTCGTCTTAATGATGGGAGTAGAAAAGTAATCAAAATATCAGAACTTACAGGCATAGAAAATACTCAAATCAAACTTCATGATATTTTTGATTTTCAAATCAATCCTAAGCGAGACCAACAAGGAAAAATACAAGGACACTATGTTTTTAAGGGCTTACCCAAAAATTCCATTTTGGAAAAAAATGCAATGATGTTTGATATTTATCCGCTTTTGGAAAAAATAATCCGTGAAGCGCAGGAGGGGATTTGA